CGTCGGTCGGGATGGTCTTCTGCACGTCGGCCGAGAGCAGGAAGTCCAGGAACTTCTTGCCGTTGTCGGCGTGCGGGGCACCGGTGGCCAGCCCGGCGAAGTACGGGATGGCGAACGTCGAGCGCACGCCCTTGTCGTCGGCGGGGAAGAAGATCTCGAACTCGGACTTGTCGTCGCGGATCGAGGCGAGGTTCATCTGCACGTCGCCGTTGGCCACGAAGATCTCGCCCTTGGACACCTTGGGCTGGAGCTTGCCGGTCGAGGAGGACGGGCCGACGTTGTTGGCCTCCAGCTTGGCCAGGTAGTCCAGCGCGCCCTGGTCGCCGTAGACGTGCTTGAGCTGCAACAGGACCGCGGTGCCGTCACCGGCCTGGCCGGGCGTGGAGTACTGGAGCTTGCCCTTGAACCGCGGGTCCAGCAGGTCCTGCCACGACTTGGGCGCGGGCTGGGCCAGCTTGGGGTTGTAGATGAAGTCCAGGTAGTTGTTGACGACCGCGGTGTACTTGCCGGTCTTGTCGGTCACCTTGTCGGCGTCGGCGGGCGTGTAGTCGGCGAGCAGGCCGGCCTTCGCGGCGCGCTGGATGAACGGCGGCAGCGTCACCAGGACGTCGGCCTGCGGGTTGGCCTTCTCCCGCTCGGCGCGGGTGACGACCTCGCCCGAGCCGCTCTCCACGAGCTGGACGGTGATGCCGGTCTTGGCCTTGAACTCCTCGGCGCGCTTGCCGTAC
This DNA window, taken from Saccharothrix variisporea, encodes the following:
- a CDS encoding 2-aminoethylphosphonate ABC transporter substrate-binding protein, with the translated sequence MLRKVLAVGLLLLTAACGGTAGGSAPADQTVTVYTVDGLAGWYGKRAEEFKAKTGITVQLVESGSGEVVTRAEREKANPQADVLVTLPPFIQRAAKAGLLADYTPADADKVTDKTGKYTAVVNNYLDFIYNPKLAQPAPKSWQDLLDPRFKGKLQYSTPGQAGDGTAVLLQLKHVYGDQGALDYLAKLEANNVGPSSSTGKLQPKVSKGEIFVANGDVQMNLASIRDDKSEFEIFFPADDKGVRSTFAIPYFAGLATGAPHADNGKKFLDFLLSADVQKTIPTDALGQPTRSDVPAEGRVSELLKGVEVWQPDWTAVVESLDADVAAYTKAVGR